In Flavobacterium sp. CS20, a single window of DNA contains:
- a CDS encoding glyceraldehyde-3-phosphate dehydrogenase produces the protein MPTLQHIDIQLSEQAKMSKTVAQLIKIVQDLWFDRAVELVLFRNSLINKSVAEVLDLHHYTRAFVEKPISVFESLNIAEALLEMETPPAKIDLGKLTHEFQHESQDYEDVNDFLVSKLIGIEYHSDITPKDVILYGFGRIGRLLARELMTKTGSGNQLRLRAIVTRGNITDEIIDKRLSLLKNDSIHGEFHGNVVADYENQALVINGTTVYLITSNSPENIDYTQYSIQDALVLDNTGAFRDKEALSRHLKAKGVSKVLLTAPGKGVPNIVHGVNQNQFDLDQHDIFSATSCTTNAITPILKAIEDTFGIENGHLETIHAYTNDQNLVDNMHKKYRRGRALAINMVITETGAGKAVAKALPQLEGKLTSNAIRVPVPNGSLAILNLNLKSEVSLENINKCIKTYALEGELVEQIKYAINNEMVSSDIIGNAKPSIFDSNATISEHPKNCILYVWYDNEYGYSHQVIRLAKHIAKVRRFTYY, from the coding sequence ATGCCTACATTACAACACATCGATATTCAATTGTCAGAGCAAGCCAAAATGAGCAAAACAGTTGCTCAACTCATCAAAATTGTGCAAGATTTATGGTTTGACCGAGCGGTTGAACTCGTTCTTTTTAGAAATTCACTTATCAACAAAAGTGTTGCTGAGGTTTTAGATTTGCACCATTACACACGTGCATTTGTAGAAAAACCCATCAGTGTCTTTGAATCTTTAAACATAGCTGAAGCACTGCTTGAAATGGAAACGCCACCAGCTAAAATAGATTTGGGCAAACTTACCCACGAATTTCAACATGAAAGTCAAGACTACGAAGATGTCAACGATTTTTTAGTCTCTAAACTTATAGGCATTGAATACCATTCTGATATCACACCAAAAGATGTTATTCTCTATGGTTTTGGAAGAATTGGTCGGCTTTTAGCTCGTGAACTCATGACCAAAACGGGAAGTGGCAACCAACTTAGGTTAAGAGCCATTGTAACTCGAGGAAATATCACCGATGAGATTATTGACAAACGCTTGTCTTTGTTAAAAAACGACTCCATTCACGGCGAATTTCACGGCAATGTGGTTGCAGATTATGAAAATCAAGCTTTGGTTATAAACGGTACTACAGTTTATTTGATCACCTCAAATTCGCCAGAAAATATCGATTATACACAATATAGCATTCAAGATGCCTTGGTTTTAGACAATACCGGAGCATTTCGAGATAAAGAAGCTTTGAGCCGACATCTCAAAGCCAAAGGCGTGTCAAAAGTTTTGCTTACCGCACCTGGCAAAGGCGTGCCTAATATCGTTCACGGTGTCAACCAAAACCAATTTGATTTAGACCAACACGATATCTTTTCGGCGACCTCTTGCACAACCAATGCTATTACGCCTATTTTAAAAGCCATTGAAGATACATTTGGCATCGAAAACGGTCATCTTGAAACCATTCATGCCTATACCAACGACCAAAACTTGGTTGATAATATGCATAAAAAATACAGACGTGGTCGTGCTCTTGCCATCAATATGGTGATTACCGAAACAGGTGCGGGCAAAGCGGTTGCCAAAGCACTTCCTCAATTAGAAGGCAAATTAACTTCTAATGCTATTCGGGTTCCTGTGCCAAATGGCTCTTTGGCAATTTTAAATCTCAACCTAAAATCTGAAGTGAGCCTTGAAAACATAAACAAGTGTATCAAAACTTATGCACTTGAAGGCGAATTGGTTGAACAAATTAAATATGCCATCAACAATGAAATGGTGTCAAGCGATATTATTGGCAACGCAAAACCATCTATTTTTGACAGCAATGCAACAATATCAGAACATCCAAAAAACTGCATACTTTATGTTTGGTATGATAATGAATACGGCTACAGCCATCAAGTTATCCGTCTGGCTAAACACATAGCGAAAGTCAGGCGGTTTACGTATTATTAA